A single window of Agromyces sp. Leaf222 DNA harbors:
- a CDS encoding carbohydrate ABC transporter permease: MLVVLLLVFTLFPAFWMLSSAFDAKAGAGGQTLLPREWSLANFEYVLTDGGFDVYLRNSAIVAVVTVLASAILALLASVAVARFRFKFRTSMLLMILVVQMVPLEALVIPLFVQVRDLQLLNTLLGLMVVYVALSLPFGIWMLRGFVAAVPVELEEAAYLDGASWGRMFRSVLLPLVMPGLVATSVFSFITAWNEFIFAMTLLGGASENYTVAIGLKQFFGEHTNEWGYIMAASTIITVPVMVFFVIVQRRLSSGLVAGAVKG; encoded by the coding sequence GTGCTCGTCGTGCTGCTCCTCGTCTTCACGCTGTTCCCCGCGTTCTGGATGCTCTCGAGCGCGTTCGACGCGAAGGCCGGCGCCGGCGGGCAGACCCTGCTGCCGCGCGAGTGGTCGCTCGCGAACTTCGAGTACGTGCTCACCGACGGCGGGTTCGACGTGTACCTGCGCAACTCGGCGATCGTGGCCGTGGTCACGGTGCTCGCGAGTGCGATCCTCGCCCTGCTCGCCTCGGTCGCCGTCGCGCGCTTCCGCTTCAAGTTCCGCACGTCGATGCTGCTCATGATCCTCGTGGTGCAGATGGTGCCGCTCGAGGCGCTCGTCATCCCGCTGTTCGTGCAGGTGCGCGACCTGCAGCTGCTGAACACGCTGCTCGGCCTCATGGTCGTCTACGTCGCGCTCTCGCTGCCGTTCGGCATCTGGATGCTGCGCGGCTTCGTCGCCGCCGTTCCGGTCGAGCTCGAGGAGGCCGCCTACCTCGACGGCGCGAGCTGGGGCCGCATGTTCCGCTCGGTGCTGCTGCCGCTCGTGATGCCCGGTCTCGTCGCGACCTCGGTCTTCTCGTTCATCACGGCGTGGAACGAGTTCATCTTCGCCATGACCCTGCTGGGCGGCGCGTCCGAGAACTACACGGTGGCCATCGGCCTCAAGCAGTTCTTCGGCGAGCACACCAACGAGTGGGGCTACATCATGGCCGCGTCCACGATCATCACCGTCCCGGTCATGGTCTTCTTCGTCATCGTCCAACGTCGCCTGTCGAGCGGCCTGGTTGCCGGCGCGGTCAAGGGGTGA
- a CDS encoding glycoside hydrolase family 3 N-terminal domain-containing protein yields the protein MDDPTIRGLVGGVLWPGFLGRGIPDLFRRELDEGGLAGLVLFAHNLGDEGERMSLAADLRDRDRPLVVGIDEEGGNVTRAESATGSTLPGAAQLGFVDDLAITEAVGAELARRALAVGANVVLAPVADVNTDPRNPVIGVRSFGDRPELVAAHAIAQARGIRLAGAAAAAKHFPGHGDTHLDSHLAMPTLEIDLDELERTHLPPFQALVDAGVLAIMTAHVVVPAWGDSPSTLNPLALGRLRAMGFEGVIVTDALDMAAVRESVGAGPGAVQALLAGADLLCISNPTNLGAAAAPDQDARDFLEVQRAILAAVDDGTLPVVVLERAAARVRALAASLAAAGAGGAGEPGAAAVGAPVGARGAGVRASGPGGTPGPLGGFEPAEGFEPADAAAVARAAITIDGGFPPMPAPRTVLDIRGRSTFAVASDRDFVESALAAGGPVLRGDAAVPGSGPLVVLADRVGADGPQRDRIANVARLRPDAVVVDAGVPGGPLPLAAVRTRAASRLAAEAAAIVLAEGNEAAAGSEVSA from the coding sequence GTGGACGATCCCACCATCAGGGGACTGGTGGGCGGGGTGCTCTGGCCGGGGTTCCTCGGCCGAGGCATCCCGGATCTGTTCCGCCGCGAGCTCGACGAGGGCGGCCTCGCCGGCCTCGTGCTGTTCGCCCACAACCTGGGCGACGAGGGCGAGCGGATGTCACTGGCCGCCGACCTGCGCGACCGCGACCGCCCGCTCGTGGTGGGCATCGACGAGGAGGGCGGCAACGTCACCCGCGCCGAGTCGGCCACCGGGTCGACCCTGCCCGGGGCCGCGCAGCTCGGATTCGTCGACGACCTCGCGATCACCGAGGCGGTCGGCGCCGAGCTCGCCCGCCGCGCGCTCGCCGTCGGTGCCAACGTCGTGCTCGCGCCCGTGGCCGACGTGAACACCGATCCGCGCAATCCGGTGATCGGGGTGCGCTCGTTCGGCGACCGGCCCGAGCTCGTCGCCGCCCACGCGATCGCCCAGGCCCGCGGCATCCGCCTCGCCGGAGCCGCCGCCGCGGCCAAGCACTTCCCGGGCCACGGCGACACCCACCTCGACTCGCACCTCGCGATGCCGACCCTCGAGATCGACCTCGACGAGCTCGAGCGCACGCACCTGCCGCCGTTCCAGGCGCTCGTCGACGCGGGCGTCCTCGCGATCATGACCGCGCACGTCGTCGTGCCGGCGTGGGGCGATTCGCCGTCGACGCTGAACCCGCTCGCGCTCGGGCGCCTGCGGGCCATGGGCTTCGAGGGCGTCATCGTCACCGACGCGCTCGACATGGCCGCGGTGCGCGAGTCCGTCGGGGCCGGCCCCGGCGCCGTGCAGGCCCTGCTCGCCGGTGCCGACCTGCTCTGCATCAGCAACCCCACGAACCTCGGGGCGGCCGCGGCGCCCGACCAGGACGCGCGCGACTTCCTCGAGGTGCAGCGGGCGATCCTGGCCGCCGTCGACGACGGCACGCTGCCGGTCGTCGTGCTCGAGCGCGCAGCGGCGCGGGTGCGTGCGCTTGCGGCGTCGCTCGCGGCGGCCGGGGCCGGCGGCGCCGGCGAGCCCGGGGCTGCCGCGGTCGGGGCGCCCGTCGGGGCTCGTGGCGCGGGGGTTCGCGCCTCGGGCCCCGGCGGCACGCCCGGCCCTCTGGGCGGCTTCGAGCCGGCCGAGGGCTTCGAGCCTGCCGACGCCGCGGCCGTCGCGCGTGCGGCGATCACGATCGACGGCGGCTTCCCGCCCATGCCCGCTCCGCGCACGGTGCTCGACATCCGCGGCCGGTCGACGTTCGCCGTCGCGAGCGACCGCGACTTCGTCGAGTCCGCGCTCGCCGCCGGCGGCCCGGTGCTGCGCGGCGATGCCGCCGTGCCCGGCTCCGGCCCGCTCGTCGTGCTCGCCGACCGCGTGGGCGCCGACGGCCCCCAGCGCGACCGCATCGCGAACGTCGCGAGGCTCCGGCCCGACGCCGTGGTCGTCGACGCGGGCGTGCCGGGCGGGCCGCTCCCGCTCGCCGCGGTGCGCACCCGTGCCGCGAGCCGCCTCGCCGCGGAGGCCGCCGCCATCGTGCTCGCCGAGGGCAACGAGGCCGCCGCAGGGTCGGAGGTCTCCGCGTGA
- a CDS encoding anhydro-N-acetylmuramic acid kinase — protein MIVLSLQSGTSVDGIDVAVVEIVVETGTRSEPGSASPFDPSIFALATGVEGEDRRIESGSEFGAEAEAEAGVAVASAPVDLVLTPIHAATHDFDPALRERVLAVSAGEATTVGELTELTTLLGQAFAEAAARGIRDSGTTPDLIASHGQTVFHWTERGHARGTLQLGEPAWIAELTGVPVLSDLRAADIAAGGEGAPLMAFFDRAWLAGEATAADRVIATVNLGGIANVQLVHPGGDVLAFDSGPGNGLIDAVVARHSGGAEAFDRDGALAAAGRVREPLLDALLRHPYLAAVPPKSTGRETFDLGVVDDALTTSGVGSISPEDLVATLTEFTARTVVEAIPDAAATLICSGGGARNPVLLERLRVLAAERGIRVVSSAERGIDPAFKESLMFALLGYFSRHGVPVALSTVAARVAGRITPGRGPLDPPAPLVGVASVTISGDAARTTAGITAPATARTIASTETGGAP, from the coding sequence GTGATCGTGCTCTCGCTGCAGTCCGGCACCTCGGTCGACGGCATCGACGTCGCCGTCGTCGAGATCGTCGTCGAGACGGGTACGAGATCGGAACCCGGCTCCGCTTCACCCTTCGATCCGTCGATCTTCGCCCTTGCGACCGGCGTCGAGGGCGAAGATCGACGGATCGAGTCCGGGTCCGAGTTCGGGGCCGAGGCCGAGGCCGAGGCCGGGGTCGCGGTCGCCTCCGCCCCCGTCGACCTCGTGCTGACGCCGATCCACGCCGCGACGCACGACTTCGACCCGGCGCTCCGCGAACGCGTGCTCGCCGTCTCCGCCGGCGAGGCGACGACCGTCGGCGAGCTCACCGAGCTCACCACCCTGCTCGGGCAGGCCTTCGCCGAGGCGGCCGCCCGCGGCATCCGCGATTCGGGCACGACGCCCGACCTGATCGCCTCGCACGGGCAGACCGTCTTCCACTGGACCGAGCGCGGACACGCCCGCGGAACCCTGCAGCTCGGTGAGCCCGCCTGGATCGCCGAGCTCACGGGCGTGCCCGTGCTCTCCGATCTGCGCGCGGCCGACATCGCGGCCGGTGGCGAGGGCGCCCCGCTCATGGCGTTCTTCGATCGCGCCTGGCTCGCCGGTGAGGCGACCGCCGCAGATCGGGTGATCGCGACCGTCAACCTCGGCGGCATCGCGAACGTGCAGCTCGTGCATCCCGGTGGCGACGTGCTCGCGTTCGACAGCGGTCCGGGCAACGGGCTCATCGACGCCGTCGTGGCCCGGCACTCCGGCGGCGCCGAGGCGTTCGACCGCGACGGCGCCCTCGCGGCGGCCGGGCGGGTGCGCGAGCCGCTGCTCGACGCGCTGCTGCGGCATCCGTACCTCGCCGCGGTGCCGCCCAAGTCGACGGGCCGCGAGACGTTCGACCTCGGGGTCGTCGACGACGCACTCACGACATCGGGTGTCGGCTCCATCTCCCCAGAGGACCTCGTCGCCACGCTCACCGAGTTCACGGCCCGCACGGTCGTCGAGGCGATCCCGGATGCCGCGGCCACCCTGATCTGCTCCGGCGGCGGCGCGCGCAACCCGGTGCTGCTCGAACGCCTGCGCGTGCTCGCGGCCGAGCGCGGCATCCGGGTGGTCTCGAGCGCCGAGCGCGGCATCGACCCGGCCTTCAAGGAGTCGCTGATGTTCGCCCTGCTGGGGTACTTCAGCCGGCACGGCGTGCCTGTCGCCCTCTCGACGGTCGCCGCGCGCGTGGCCGGGCGCATCACCCCCGGCCGCGGACCGCTCGACCCGCCCGCGCCGCTCGTGGGCGTGGCATCCGTCACCATCTCGGGCGACGCCGCCCGAACCACCGCGGGCATCACCGCGCCGGCCACCGCACGCACCATCGCCAGCACTGAAACCGGGGGAGCACCATGA
- the murQ gene encoding N-acetylmuramic acid 6-phosphate etherase, which yields MTWSAPKPTAEHVELRDLLADLSTEGVNDAHAEFDLMPAEAQVAAMLDESTAAVAAVAEVMPQIAVAIDAIVARLRTGGRLVYLGAGTAGRMGVLDASEIPPTFGTDPALVVGVIAGGDTALRSAVENAEDDAGRGAADLAAIGLTAADALVGISASGRTPYVVGAIEYARELGAFTVGLACNRDSAIGRAADLAIETVVGPEIVAGSTRLKGGTAQKLVLNAISTIAMVRLGKVHGNLMVDVQATNAKLRARAERIVMQATGADAAAASAALESAGGSVKGAILVTLTGVDAEVALARLAAEHGVLRDAISSVNRGAAPGEPAAR from the coding sequence ATGACCTGGTCCGCACCGAAGCCCACCGCCGAGCACGTCGAACTGCGCGACCTGCTCGCCGACCTCTCGACCGAGGGCGTCAACGACGCGCACGCCGAGTTCGACCTCATGCCGGCCGAGGCGCAGGTCGCCGCGATGCTCGACGAGAGCACCGCCGCGGTCGCCGCCGTCGCCGAGGTGATGCCGCAGATCGCGGTCGCGATCGACGCGATCGTCGCACGGCTCCGCACCGGTGGACGGCTCGTCTACCTCGGCGCCGGCACCGCCGGTCGCATGGGGGTGCTCGACGCGAGCGAGATCCCGCCGACGTTCGGCACCGACCCCGCGCTCGTCGTCGGCGTCATCGCCGGCGGCGACACCGCCCTGCGCTCGGCGGTCGAGAACGCCGAGGACGACGCCGGGCGCGGTGCCGCCGACCTCGCCGCGATCGGGCTCACCGCGGCCGACGCGCTCGTGGGCATCTCGGCCTCGGGCCGCACGCCCTACGTGGTGGGCGCCATCGAGTACGCGCGGGAACTCGGCGCCTTCACCGTCGGCCTCGCATGCAACCGCGACTCCGCGATCGGCCGGGCCGCCGACCTGGCCATCGAGACGGTGGTCGGGCCCGAGATCGTCGCCGGATCCACCAGGCTCAAGGGCGGCACCGCGCAGAAGCTCGTGCTGAACGCGATCTCGACCATCGCGATGGTGCGGCTCGGCAAGGTGCACGGCAACCTCATGGTCGACGTGCAGGCCACCAACGCGAAGCTGCGCGCCCGCGCCGAGCGCATCGTCATGCAGGCGACCGGGGCGGATGCCGCCGCGGCCTCCGCTGCCCTCGAATCGGCCGGCGGCAGCGTGAAGGGCGCGATCCTCGTGACCCTCACCGGGGTCGACGCCGAAGTCGCGCTCGCGCGCCTCGCCGCCGAGCACGGCGTGCTGCGGGATGCTATCTCCAGCGTGAACCGCGGTGCCGCACCGGGCGAGCCGGCGGCGCGATGA
- a CDS encoding MurR/RpiR family transcriptional regulator, translating to MSANVLSEVRQALPRLSSAEARVADAIIADPGIVVDLTITELATVCKTSLSTVARFCQTLGYSGYREFRMEVAGALSREAAERDRFGLADSDIGADDSADDVVAKIAFHEVLAIEQTVKGLDTVVLDGVVDAIIGAGHVDLYGFGASGLTAQDLQQKLGRIGISAACSVDVHLALVSAALRKPTDVAIGISHSGLTAETNHTLEVARDAGATTVAITNSPDSPLAELADFVLTTRARESSYRMGAMSSRIAQLALVDFLFVRVAQRRDDVAVPLRRTREVTASHRIPSRRRTAG from the coding sequence ATGTCGGCGAACGTGCTCTCCGAGGTTCGGCAGGCCCTGCCGCGCCTCAGCTCGGCCGAGGCCCGCGTCGCCGACGCGATCATCGCCGACCCCGGCATCGTCGTCGACCTGACCATCACCGAGCTCGCGACGGTCTGCAAGACCTCGCTCTCGACGGTCGCGCGCTTCTGCCAGACCCTCGGCTACAGCGGCTACCGCGAGTTCCGCATGGAGGTCGCCGGCGCGCTGAGCCGCGAGGCCGCCGAGCGCGACCGCTTCGGCCTCGCCGACTCGGACATCGGCGCCGACGACTCGGCCGACGACGTGGTGGCCAAGATCGCGTTCCACGAGGTGCTCGCGATCGAGCAGACGGTCAAGGGGCTCGACACCGTCGTCCTCGACGGCGTGGTCGACGCCATCATCGGTGCGGGCCACGTCGACCTCTACGGCTTCGGCGCGAGCGGCCTCACCGCGCAGGACCTGCAGCAGAAGCTCGGGCGCATCGGCATCTCGGCGGCGTGTTCGGTCGACGTGCACCTCGCCCTCGTCAGCGCCGCCCTGCGCAAGCCGACGGATGTCGCGATCGGCATCTCGCACTCCGGCCTCACGGCCGAGACCAACCACACGCTCGAGGTCGCCCGCGACGCCGGCGCGACGACCGTGGCGATCACGAACTCGCCGGATTCGCCGCTCGCCGAGCTCGCCGACTTCGTGCTCACCACCCGGGCCCGCGAATCGTCGTACCGCATGGGCGCGATGTCGAGCCGCATCGCGCAACTCGCGCTCGTCGACTTCCTGTTCGTGCGCGTGGCGCAGCGCCGTGACGACGTCGCGGTGCCGCTGCGGCGCACGCGCGAGGTCACCGCCAGCCACCGCATCCCGTCGCGGCGCCGCACCGCGGGCTGA
- a CDS encoding DUF1905 domain-containing protein, translated as MRFEFTAPLWEWTARAEWYFVTVPDEASADIREIPRPPRGFGSVRVRASVGGSTWTTSIFPDSSVGCYVLPVKKAVRVAEGLQEGGDVGVALTVLDL; from the coding sequence ATGAGATTCGAGTTCACGGCCCCGCTCTGGGAATGGACGGCCCGAGCCGAGTGGTACTTCGTCACGGTTCCCGATGAGGCCTCGGCCGACATCCGCGAGATCCCGCGCCCGCCGCGCGGGTTCGGATCGGTTCGCGTGCGTGCGAGCGTCGGGGGCTCGACCTGGACGACGTCGATCTTTCCGGACTCGTCGGTCGGATGCTACGTGCTGCCGGTCAAGAAGGCGGTGCGGGTGGCCGAGGGGCTGCAGGAGGGCGGTGACGTCGGCGTCGCGCTGACCGTGCTCGACCTCTGA
- a CDS encoding NINE protein, whose translation MTEARRAAGWYDDEQDAAALRYWDGASWTPHTTARPDAEPAELAASAASESVSMGVTAMRGTGLRGGANRDAAARNTPARDALGAPPASPAPHAGSITSVPLDTLVDDFSISEMTSARSAARPSMTPVAASAAPIAMAPPTFAAAPSFATSPAPAMPVRPAAPASPEPFSGMPSVPNEETTVPLPPTGFVAASGTRSKADGRVPAPAAGRSFVMIWLFALLLGSLGVDRFALGKPGTAVAKLLTAGGLGVWTLVDLVLVLAGAQRDRDGLPLAGYETHRRLAWIVSGTVAGLGVLLGIATMIGLANLAASLGQVRAF comes from the coding sequence ATGACTGAGGCACGACGAGCCGCCGGGTGGTACGACGACGAGCAGGATGCCGCGGCACTCCGGTACTGGGACGGCGCCTCGTGGACGCCGCACACCACGGCGCGCCCCGACGCCGAGCCGGCCGAGCTCGCCGCCTCGGCCGCCTCGGAGTCGGTCTCGATGGGCGTCACGGCGATGCGCGGCACCGGCCTCCGGGGCGGCGCGAACCGTGATGCCGCGGCCCGGAACACCCCGGCCCGCGATGCCCTCGGCGCCCCGCCTGCCTCACCGGCTCCGCATGCGGGCAGCATCACGTCCGTTCCCCTCGACACGCTCGTCGACGACTTCTCGATCAGCGAGATGACGAGCGCGCGCTCGGCCGCTCGGCCCTCGATGACCCCGGTCGCGGCGAGCGCGGCCCCGATCGCGATGGCGCCTCCGACCTTCGCGGCGGCCCCGTCGTTCGCGACCTCGCCGGCACCGGCGATGCCGGTGAGACCGGCCGCTCCTGCGTCTCCTGAGCCGTTCTCCGGGATGCCGTCCGTGCCGAACGAGGAGACGACGGTGCCGCTGCCGCCCACGGGGTTCGTCGCGGCATCCGGCACCAGGTCGAAGGCCGATGGGCGCGTTCCCGCACCTGCGGCAGGCCGATCGTTCGTGATGATCTGGCTGTTCGCCCTGCTGCTCGGGTCGCTCGGCGTCGACCGCTTCGCCCTCGGCAAGCCGGGCACCGCTGTGGCGAAGCTCCTCACGGCCGGCGGTCTCGGCGTCTGGACGCTCGTCGACCTCGTGCTCGTGCTGGCGGGCGCCCAGCGCGACCGCGACGGCCTCCCGCTCGCCGGATACGAGACGCACCGTCGCCTCGCGTGGATCGTCTCGGGCACGGTCGCAGGCCTCGGCGTGCTGCTGGGCATCGCCACGATGATCGGCTTGGCGAACCTCGCCGCGAGCCTCGGCCAGGTCCGCGCCTTCTGA
- a CDS encoding sulfite exporter TauE/SafE family protein produces MPTQPPLDAPATAPRYGALALVGAAGGLLSGAFGVGGGILMVPLLIVAAGMDQRRATATSLAAIVPASIAGSITYLANGQVDLVAALFVALGGIIGSWFGAWLLRRLPIVWLRWLFIALLVGVAVRMLLVVPERGGGHVGFDLLPDLALFALGIAVGIAAGLFGIGGGAIMVPAFIAFFGMGDLMAKGTSLAVMIPTAISGTVSNSRAKLVDLREALVVGIAATLASFAGVAIAFVLSPEWSARLFAAFVVIAAVQLAVRAIRAQRRSASERGSDAAPDPGVAHD; encoded by the coding sequence GTGCCCACCCAGCCCCCGCTCGACGCGCCTGCGACCGCGCCTCGGTACGGTGCGCTCGCCCTCGTCGGCGCAGCGGGCGGACTCCTCTCGGGCGCGTTCGGCGTCGGCGGCGGCATCCTCATGGTGCCGCTGCTCATCGTGGCCGCCGGCATGGACCAGCGACGGGCCACCGCGACCTCGCTCGCCGCGATCGTACCGGCCTCGATCGCCGGGTCGATCACCTACCTCGCGAACGGGCAGGTCGACCTCGTCGCCGCCCTCTTCGTCGCGCTCGGCGGCATCATCGGCTCCTGGTTCGGCGCCTGGCTGCTGCGCCGGCTGCCCATCGTGTGGCTTCGGTGGCTGTTCATCGCCCTGCTCGTCGGGGTCGCCGTGCGCATGCTGCTCGTCGTGCCCGAGCGCGGCGGCGGCCACGTCGGCTTCGACCTGCTGCCCGATCTCGCCCTCTTCGCGCTCGGCATCGCCGTGGGCATCGCCGCCGGCCTGTTCGGCATCGGCGGCGGCGCGATCATGGTGCCGGCCTTCATCGCGTTCTTCGGCATGGGCGACCTGATGGCCAAGGGCACCTCGCTGGCGGTCATGATCCCGACGGCCATCAGCGGCACGGTCTCGAACAGCAGGGCGAAGCTCGTCGACCTGCGCGAGGCCCTCGTCGTCGGCATCGCCGCGACCCTCGCCTCGTTCGCCGGCGTCGCGATCGCCTTCGTGCTCTCACCCGAGTGGTCGGCCCGGCTCTTCGCGGCGTTCGTCGTGATCGCGGCGGTGCAGCTCGCCGTGCGTGCGATCCGCGCCCAGCGCCGCAGCGCCTCGGAGCGCGGGTCCGATGCGGCTCCCGATCCGGGGGTGGCGCATGACTGA
- a CDS encoding VanZ family protein, translated as MNRRPLRFAALALTLGVLWLTIGPAPWSTSGHEVDGGVLNPAAWTSDVTWSTGYFSEMAFNVAMFVPVGVLAALLIHRRRWPLAFAAGFALTTFIELVQLLLPDRVSDPRDLVMNTLGASIGVVLVMAARGVRRAAAVASGPAIEQAPTIGSDAATAPAAAASARSTSTSTATTKMPFDELVGSGDRAA; from the coding sequence ATGAACCGCCGCCCCCTGCGATTCGCCGCCCTTGCGCTGACGCTGGGCGTGCTCTGGCTGACCATCGGCCCCGCCCCCTGGAGCACGTCCGGGCACGAGGTCGACGGCGGCGTGCTGAATCCGGCGGCGTGGACCTCCGACGTCACCTGGTCGACCGGGTACTTCAGCGAGATGGCGTTCAACGTGGCCATGTTCGTTCCGGTCGGCGTGCTCGCCGCGTTGCTCATCCACCGTCGCCGGTGGCCGCTGGCCTTTGCCGCCGGGTTCGCGCTCACGACGTTCATCGAGCTCGTGCAGCTCCTGCTCCCCGACCGCGTCTCCGATCCGCGCGACCTCGTGATGAACACCCTCGGCGCGAGCATCGGGGTGGTTCTCGTGATGGCCGCACGCGGGGTCCGGCGCGCGGCGGCGGTCGCATCCGGCCCGGCGATCGAGCAGGCTCCCACCATCGGATCGGATGCCGCGACCGCGCCCGCCGCCGCGGCATCCGCTCGGTCGACGTCGACCTCGACGGCCACGACGAAGATGCCGTTCGACGAGCTCGTCGGCTCGGGCGACCGAGCGGCCTGA
- a CDS encoding cold-shock protein — translation MATGTVKWFNAEKGFGFIAPDDGSADVFAHFSAITGNGYRSLDEGQKVEFEVAQGPKGLQAENIRGL, via the coding sequence ATGGCAACCGGAACCGTCAAGTGGTTCAACGCCGAAAAGGGCTTCGGCTTCATCGCTCCGGACGACGGCTCGGCCGACGTCTTCGCGCACTTCAGCGCCATCACGGGCAACGGCTACCGTTCGCTCGATGAGGGCCAGAAGGTCGAGTTCGAGGTCGCTCAGGGCCCCAAGGGCCTGCAGGCGGAGAACATCCGCGGACTCTGA
- a CDS encoding NAD(P)-dependent oxidoreductase, translating into MRIIATGGSGKLGRTVVSTLRDEGHEVVNLDQHGERGTLVRVDLTDFGQVIDAIAGVDDQHDGADAIVHLAAIPAPGLASDVATFRNNMLATFNVLQAARRLGITRIVMASSETVLGLPFDVPPPYIPVDEEYPARPESTYSLVKHLEETMAIELVRWNPELSITALRFSNVMDPDDYAAFPAFDADPMLRKWNLWGYIDARDGAQAVSRALAVGAPGFDRFVIAAADTVMSRPNAELVAEVFPGVEVRGDLGTNDTLLSIDKARRLLGFEPAHSWRDHVEADAAAGR; encoded by the coding sequence ATGCGCATCATCGCCACCGGGGGATCCGGAAAGCTCGGTCGTACGGTCGTCTCGACCCTCCGCGACGAGGGCCACGAGGTCGTCAACCTCGATCAGCACGGCGAGCGCGGCACGCTCGTGCGGGTCGACCTCACCGACTTCGGGCAGGTGATCGACGCCATCGCCGGGGTCGATGACCAGCACGACGGCGCCGACGCCATCGTGCACCTCGCGGCGATCCCGGCCCCGGGCCTGGCGAGTGATGTCGCGACGTTCCGCAACAACATGCTCGCGACGTTCAACGTGCTGCAGGCGGCCAGGCGACTCGGCATCACGCGCATCGTGATGGCCTCGAGCGAGACCGTGCTCGGCCTGCCGTTCGACGTGCCGCCGCCCTACATCCCCGTCGACGAGGAGTACCCCGCTCGACCCGAGTCGACCTACTCGCTCGTGAAGCACCTCGAGGAGACGATGGCGATCGAGCTCGTGCGGTGGAACCCCGAACTCTCGATCACGGCGCTGCGCTTCTCGAACGTCATGGACCCCGACGACTACGCCGCCTTCCCGGCGTTCGACGCCGACCCGATGCTGCGCAAGTGGAATCTCTGGGGCTACATCGACGCGCGCGACGGCGCCCAGGCCGTGAGCCGAGCGCTGGCGGTCGGCGCACCCGGCTTCGACCGGTTCGTCATCGCGGCCGCCGACACCGTGATGTCGCGACCGAACGCCGAGCTCGTGGCCGAGGTGTTCCCTGGCGTCGAGGTGCGCGGCGACCTCGGCACGAACGACACCCTGCTCTCGATCGACAAGGCCCGCCGCCTGCTCGGGTTCGAGCCCGCGCACTCGTGGCGCGACCACGTCGAAGCGGATGCCGCAGCCGGGCGCTGA
- a CDS encoding fatty acid desaturase: protein MFARASPAGKSTTTGTPAISHTESLGAIRATKPRTGSADVTRSFTALSRVVRESGLLARTRWFYAALVTTLALALGGVITGFILLGDSWFQLLMAGALGLILTQFAFLAHEASHRQVLESGPANDRVGRILAAGVVGISYSWWMTKHTRHHANPNKIGKDPDIEWDTISFTEADAAKQKGLLAAITRKQGYLFFPLLTLEGINLHMRSIATLTERRPVKGRWIELSLIAVHFIVYFGALFWVLPLGMAFAFIGVQMAVFGVYMGASFAPNHKGMALIPADSKLDFFSKQVLTSRNISGGLWASTLLGGLNYQVEHHLFPNMPRPHLAKAREIVREHCATLGVPYTETTLVQSYGIVIRYLNEVGLSARDPFDCPMVNQFRRS from the coding sequence GTGTTCGCCCGTGCATCCCCGGCTGGGAAGTCGACGACGACTGGGACCCCTGCCATCTCTCACACCGAATCCCTCGGTGCGATTCGGGCTACGAAGCCCCGCACCGGCTCCGCGGATGTCACGCGCAGTTTCACCGCCCTCTCCCGTGTCGTCCGCGAGTCCGGCCTCCTGGCCCGCACCCGCTGGTTCTACGCGGCACTCGTCACCACGCTCGCGCTGGCACTCGGCGGCGTCATCACGGGGTTCATCCTGCTCGGCGACTCATGGTTCCAGCTGCTCATGGCCGGCGCGCTCGGCCTGATCCTCACGCAGTTCGCGTTCCTCGCCCATGAGGCGTCGCACCGCCAGGTGCTCGAGTCGGGTCCGGCCAACGACCGGGTCGGCCGCATCCTCGCCGCCGGCGTCGTCGGCATCAGCTACTCGTGGTGGATGACGAAGCACACGCGTCACCACGCCAACCCGAACAAGATCGGCAAGGATCCCGACATCGAGTGGGACACCATCTCGTTCACCGAGGCCGATGCCGCCAAGCAGAAGGGCCTGCTCGCCGCGATCACGCGCAAGCAGGGCTACCTGTTCTTCCCGCTCCTCACGCTCGAGGGCATCAACCTGCACATGCGCTCGATCGCCACGCTGACCGAGCGCCGCCCGGTCAAGGGCCGCTGGATCGAGCTCAGCCTCATCGCCGTGCACTTCATCGTCTACTTCGGCGCGCTCTTCTGGGTGCTGCCGCTCGGCATGGCGTTCGCCTTCATCGGCGTGCAGATGGCCGTGTTCGGCGTCTACATGGGCGCATCGTTCGCGCCCAACCACAAGGGCATGGCCCTGATCCCGGCCGACTCGAAGCTCGACTTCTTCTCGAAGCAGGTGCTCACCTCGCGCAACATCTCGGGCGGGCTGTGGGCGAGCACGCTCCTCGGCGGCCTGAACTACCAGGTCGAGCACCACCTCTTCCCGAACATGCCGCGTCCGCACCTGGCGAAAGCCCGTGAGATCGTCCGTGAGCACTGCGCGACGCTCGGCGTTCCGTACACTGAGACCACACTGGTACAGTCGTATGGCATCGTCATTCGGTACCTGAACGAGGTCGGGCTTTCGGCCCGAGACCCGTTCGACTGTCCGATGGTCAATCAG